Within Pseudomonas brassicacearum, the genomic segment CGTGGTGAACTCCGCCGGCAATGGATCTTCGTTCTCGGGCAGCGACGAATACCGCCTGCCCTCCTCCTTCATCACCGAACAATTGCTGGTGGTCGGCGGGCACCAGCGCAGTGAGCGCACCGGCGTCGCCGTCGACGACCCGGCCTATGCAGTCAAGCGCAGTTCTTCGAACATCGACATGCGCGTCGACATCACCGCCGCCGCTTGCGCCCACGCTTCGACGACCAACGCCGGCCAGGACAGCGCGGTGCATTGCGGCACGTCCTACGCCACGCCCATGGTCGCAGGCCTGCTGGCGGCAATGCTGTCCATCAACCCGCAACTGCACCCCGAGCAACTGCGCATGCTGCTACGCCGCAGCGCCATGACCATCGGTGACAATCACGACTTCGAACAGATGGACGCCGAAGACCTCACTGCGCCCATCCTGCCGTCGGAGCGCCGCTACCAACTCAACGACAAAGACGTCGGCCGCTCCGCGCGGCTGGACATGCAAAAAGCCCTGGACCTGGCCGCACAAAGCCGCGACCGCGTGCGTTGAAAGTCAAGGCACGTCTAACTCAAGACGATGTCTGCCTTGCGCGGGCAAAACCATCCATGCATCAGGCCCGCCTGGTAGAACTGAACCGGAGCCTCGAACCCAGCAGTCTCGATGAGACCGGCGACCTGCTGTGTCGGCAGGATAGCCACGTCCCGGGCGTAGGCGGCACGAGCCCTGACCAGCATTTGCGGCTGTACACCGGCAGAGGACATCAGCGTCATCCAGTTGCGCAGTAGTGCCTCATAGGCTGGTGATTCGGTGTCAGCAGCGAGGTCGGTGTTTGCCAATATTCCCCCCGGCTTAAGCCGGCGGGCGATCTCATGGAAGAACGCTATACGGGCTTGTGGCTCGAGCAAAAACTGAGACACCAGAAAACAGGTGGCACCGTCGTGGTCAGGCTCGGCAGGCAGCGCGTCAAGGTAACCCTGATGAAAGCTGCAACGCGAGAGGAAGCCTTCTTGCACTGCTTTCTGCCGGCAGATATCGAGCATGGCGCCCGAGGGGTCAACGGCGGTGAAATGCCAGCAGGGGTTATGCTGGGCCAGGTGGGCCAGCTCCGCACCGGTGCCTACGCCGACGCAGAGTATCCGGGCATGTTCCGGTAAGTCAGCGAACACGGCGTCGAGCAGGGTGTACAGGGCGTCACGAATAGGCGCCATTCCCGCCCATTGCTTGTCGTAGCCGGCGGCCTGCTGGTCGAATAGGGCCTTGAGTTCTTCATTGCGCATGGAGAGCACCTTCCTTTGCGTCGTGATGGGATGTACCGCGATGGATGCGGCTACGCTTTGAGTATCCCAGGGCTGTCAAGCCCCACTGGTTGCGCGGCATTGAGTCGCCAGTCATGGAACCAGTCGGTAGGTGGACTGCACCAGCCCCGAAGGAAAGCTGCGGCTGGATACCAATTTCAAATCCACATCCCGCTCAAGCCCACCGAACAACGGCCGCCCCGAGCTACACCCAACACCGCCACAACAAAGGCCCCCAAAAATGCCCACCGCCCACGTCTTCATCGCCACCCGCTAGTCTAGAGACTTGATTCGCCGAGTTCATAGTCACTTCAGTTATCCCCATCGACTCGATCGGTCCAAGCCTGACATATTTAGTATATCTTTTCGGAAACGCCCTACAATACGTTTAAAGATTTTGCAATAGGATATCCGACCAATTAAAAGGAGTTAAGCGTATGGCCAATCACAGTTACATGACGATTTCCGGATCACAACAAGGCCTGATCTCCGCAGGCTGTTCCACTCAAGACTCCATCGGAAACAAGTGCCAAGCTGGGCACGAAGACGAAATCATGGTGCTGGCCTACTCTCATAATATGACCGCAGGCGATGAGGGAAGCATTATGGGCGGCCGTGGCAAACACATGCCAATCGTACTTACAAAAAATATCGACAAGTCTACACCTCTGTTGGCGAGCGCTCTGCACGAAGGCGAAGAAATCGAATGCAAAATCAACTTCTATCGCACGTCGCCTGCTGGCTTCGACGAGAAATATT encodes:
- a CDS encoding class I SAM-dependent methyltransferase, whose protein sequence is MRNEELKALFDQQAAGYDKQWAGMAPIRDALYTLLDAVFADLPEHARILCVGVGTGAELAHLAQHNPCWHFTAVDPSGAMLDICRQKAVQEGFLSRCSFHQGYLDALPAEPDHDGATCFLVSQFLLEPQARIAFFHEIARRLKPGGILANTDLAADTESPAYEALLRNWMTLMSSAGVQPQMLVRARAAYARDVAILPTQQVAGLIETAGFEAPVQFYQAGLMHGWFCPRKADIVLS
- a CDS encoding Hcp family type VI secretion system effector, with product MANHSYMTISGSQQGLISAGCSTQDSIGNKCQAGHEDEIMVLAYSHNMTAGDEGSIMGGRGKHMPIVLTKNIDKSTPLLASALHEGEEIECKINFYRTSPAGFDEKYFTVMLSGGRIANISVQVPHAIHMSDAQPQELIAIRYREISWAHHQAGTSAYSSWGNKDE